Within Microbaculum marinisediminis, the genomic segment GGCGAAATACGATGACGGCGGGCTTTGGCCGACCGATCCGGCGGTTCGCGCCAATGCCGACCGCTGGATGGACTGGACGGCGAGCACGCTGAACGCACCGATGCGCACGGTGTTCTGGGGGCTGATCAGGACGCCGGTCGAGCAGCGCGACGATGCGGCGATCAAGGCCGGCGTCATCGCGCTTGGCCGGGCGTTCATCCTGCTCGACGCCGCGCTGGAAGGCCGCGACCATGTGGCGGGCGAACGGCTGACGATGGGCGACATCCCGGTGGGATGTGCGACCTATCGGTATTTCGGGCTCGACATCAAACGTCCCGATCTGCCGAACGTCGAGACGTGGTACGCGGGCCTCGCCGAAAGGCCGGCCTTCCGGGAACACGTGATGCTGCCGCTGACGTAACGCAGGCGCGCGCCGCCGGATTCAAAGGGACAACATACGAGAGGAGTACGATGTCGGATACGCAGCACACGAAGACCTTCCTGATCACCGGTGCCTCGTCCGGCATCGGCGCGGCCACGGCCCGCGCTGCCGTCGCGGCCGGCTATCGGGTTGCGCTGGCGGCGCGCTCCACCGACAGGCTTGCCGCGCTGGCCGAGGAACTCGGCGGACCGGACAGGGCGATTGCGGTTGCCTGCTACGTCGCCGACCACACCGCCCAGCAGGCGATGGTCGCGGCGACGCTTGCGGCGTTCGGCCGGATCGATGTGGTTCTCGCCAATGCTGGCATCGGCTCGACGGCGGCGGGCATCGAGACCGGCGACCCGGACAACTGGCGGGAGATGATCCTCACCAATTTCTACGGGCTGGCGCTGACGGCCAAGGTGTGCCTGCCCGAAATCCGCAAACGCCGGGGCCACATCCTGCTGCTGGGTTCGCGCGCCGGACGCCGCACGATCAAGGGGTCGATCTACGGCGCGACCAAATGGGCGGTGACCGGGCTTGGATACAACCTGATCGACGAACTCGAGGGCACCGGGGTGCGCTGCACGCTGATCGAGCCGGGGATGGTCGATACGCCGTTCTTCGAGACCCCCAAACCCGATGCGCTCAAGGCCGAGGACGTGGCGAACGCGATCCTCTACGCGGTGTCGCAGCCCGCTCACGTGGACGTGTCGGAAATCCTGGTGAAGCCGACGTCTCACTGAACGCTCCTGACGGCGCCTTGTCAGGAGACCTGTCGTAACAACGACGGGGAACACCTTCACTTGGAGACATGCATGTCCGTCCTGAGCCACATCACCCTGGGGACCAACGACAGCGAACGCGCCGGCCGCTTCTACGATGCGGTTCTGGGCGTTCTCGGCTTCGATCGCCTGGCCAAGCCGGCCGGCGCGCCGCCCGCCTACGAAAGGGACGGCCGGATGCCGACCATCTACATCTACACGCCGGAAGACGGACGCCCGGCGACGTGGGGAAACGGGACGCATGTGGCGTTCGTCGCCGAGACCCGCGCGCAGGTGCACCGCTTTCACGAGCTCGCGTTGCAGCATGGCGGAATGGACGAAGGACAGCCGGGGCCGCGCCCGCACTACGGCGACACCTACTATGCCGCCTATGTGCGCGACCCGGACGGCAACAAGCTGCAAGCGGTGTGCTACACGACCGGCTAGCCGGTCGCGGTCATCCGCTGGCG encodes:
- a CDS encoding glutathione S-transferase family protein — its product is MLEIWGRTNSINVQKVMWTVGEIGLAHVRHDAGGAYGVVDTEDYAALNPNRLVPTIRDGDVVLWESHVIVRYLAAKYDDGGLWPTDPAVRANADRWMDWTASTLNAPMRTVFWGLIRTPVEQRDDAAIKAGVIALGRAFILLDAALEGRDHVAGERLTMGDIPVGCATYRYFGLDIKRPDLPNVETWYAGLAERPAFREHVMLPLT
- a CDS encoding SDR family oxidoreductase, whose product is MSDTQHTKTFLITGASSGIGAATARAAVAAGYRVALAARSTDRLAALAEELGGPDRAIAVACYVADHTAQQAMVAATLAAFGRIDVVLANAGIGSTAAGIETGDPDNWREMILTNFYGLALTAKVCLPEIRKRRGHILLLGSRAGRRTIKGSIYGATKWAVTGLGYNLIDELEGTGVRCTLIEPGMVDTPFFETPKPDALKAEDVANAILYAVSQPAHVDVSEILVKPTSH
- a CDS encoding VOC family protein — its product is MSVLSHITLGTNDSERAGRFYDAVLGVLGFDRLAKPAGAPPAYERDGRMPTIYIYTPEDGRPATWGNGTHVAFVAETRAQVHRFHELALQHGGMDEGQPGPRPHYGDTYYAAYVRDPDGNKLQAVCYTTG